ctgcgtcactgtcaccttaaaaatcatatcttaagtttcacaactcgaaaatcaattttgtaatttttccctgaaactagactcatatacccatctacatattttttttctaaaatttttagtcgggccaattagtacagtttattagtcaaagtctcccatgttacagggatcgactacactgacctttgcgcattacgacttggatatctccctgtacagggcttcaatactgatgtcgtttgtttctatagaaactagactcagataggaatctatacatatatggcatgactcctaattatctctggttaatttataatgaatttccaaagtcggaacagggaatccagaaaccgttctggtcctgtctcacgagaaccttaatatctcttaacatactgtccatatgatcatttcgttactttcctatgaaaatagattcatcaaggttcgtttacataatttattcactatttaattccattcctactatttttagtgattttccaaatctacatcactgctgctgtcagcatctgcctttaaggtagactttacctatttcttagtttccatgattcaactagcccttttagcataaatagcacaaattatgatagtgattaaccattccaatggccaatccttgttaagcatatccacacctctcaataaccatatccataccaaatgattataatattatgctcaaacatatataagccattttcgcatggctatccaaaattatacaaatccaaagggtccatgacccacaacaaaaagggtagtcctatacatgccattttcagagttcaaccaaaagtgtaccaaaagggctttgatagtgtgggagacttcgacttccaaaaatcccgaatccgatagctgacgagctaaaatctataaaacagagaaacaaagaaacggagtaagcaatttatgcttagtaagttttgagcaaaggattccagcacaacaaaagtatagcattcatatagttaaagggataatttcatatgcacaaatttttaatatcatacttacttcacattaccaacccttatgttcatacacaaaagatcaacttagccaaaggccggtagctcatttatcaactgagcgaatacttatttgtaagggctcaactaattcaaagcacatacgaaacatacctcaatgttaggatgttacaagcgtattaactgaaatttttatagcaagatcattcattcccaaatcacgtaccttcaaaatttaaccagatatagctactcgttcaaataccttcgggacatagcccggttatagtgactcgcacaaataccttcgggacttagcccggttatagtaactcgcacaaatgccttcgagacttaacccggatttagtaactcgaaTTTAGATCCCCTttactcttgagcttaattaaacaaataaattgatttaatcatttgagcatcgaaaagaggaacactaggcacttagcccatatttatacattagacattaaagtcacatacatgtgaaatcatgcatcaactcaacatattaacccacactcccttttagccgattgtcctaaccaagatataggcatcaatatgtttgcctctaaccgaatgcatgcaacacaaatcttcttatgtggccgagtatgcatgtatatattgaggccaattatatgcttaatacttcacacaagtatggttacttgtattagttatataccgtttcgtttcaaattcaaaactcggctaatacgcatttatacactagtaatcaaatactaacattttgcattttatcttactaccatttcacttctactttctaccatggccgaatgcatcaagacaccatttactcttgcaaggcataaatttcatcatcaaaactaataagcttataatcccatgactgaaacttctaacaacaccaattaaaatacttcatgggtttgaggtaaaaccaagaaagaaactcatgaatatcgagatataagcactaacattgttcatctagatttagcatgacacaacatccatcacccttatatttaccatagccgaaaaccttactcattccaaaaattcaaatcttaacttggtcacaaaaataacttagtatctcaccaacacaacatcaacaccaagcaagaatgatgcatccatggccgagtatcatttccatcacataacaagatttagaccatgggctaggtagaattcaagctaataactaaaacatgcatgcatctcatgaaacattatcaaacataccttagcctagttacatgcatggccgagccttttcaacctttcttctttcttcctccttaaaattttcggctaaggatgaaccaaaggatgaacactttttttttgtttttctttctagtttcggcaaaatgggagaacaaccacacactttttgttttttttgttttcatcattctctttcattattttattcccatgctccttattttatcatacttcccatgaaacactaacttaacatgtttatgacatgttcttgcccatcacacttggtctaccatacttgtcatggccggccactactaattaggggggaaaattgacatgcaagtccccctttttatttcatgcactaatagatccttatgctttgacctaccacatttcaaaattttctcacataaatcctatttactaaaattcacctacaattaaacaaaattcaaatatgaaattttcacacatgcatatatacatataataagcatcaaatatgacagctaattatttttatgactcggtttagcggtcccgaaaccacttctcgactagggtcaattttgggctgtcacagcatGTAATCACAAATTTTCATAGGATGAATTGAATTTGAAACTTACGTAAGAGGGTTTGGATCAAGAATACGCTTAATCAAATTCCTAGCACCAGATGAAAACCATGATGGACAGCTGAAAGAAGCCTCCCAGATCTGAAATTTATCAAGGTACAAACAATTTTAATGAAGTTCTCATCTAAAAAGACTAGCCAAATCTGTAGGGTACTTACTTTCTTATAGAAGCCTATAAGGCTTGGCTCATCAAAAGGCAAATAACCAGCCATGAGAACAAAGAGAATAACTCCGCAAGACCAAATATCAGATGATGTACCATCATAACCTTTATCTTTGAacacctgaaaataaaaatatcagatACCAGAAtgaaaaggcaaaaaaaaaagaagagttgCAGCAATACAGCTAATTATTTCCTGAGTTCATGAGTGAAAACCTCCGGAGCAACATAATTTGGATTCCCGCAAGCAGTGTGAAGCAACCCATCCTCCTACATTTTCAACGtgtcaaagaaaataaaagattacACTACTAGACATGGAGCTTTCTATCTTTTCCTCCATTATTGATAGTTAACATTTATAAGATGTTACTGCCAACTAAATACCTTGACCATTTGTTTCAACCATTTTCCCATACAAATTATTGGTTTATAACTGGATTTTACCGTTTCGCCATACGAATTCCATCATATCTTCTTAATAtggaaattttaccattttcgcCATACAAATTATTGTTTGAGATGTTCATATCATGCTGTATTTTAATCGTTTTTCTTATATAtcatatccaaaattatcaaatataatgTTTACTACAATGTTAAATTAGATTGCCTATAATATTAACTCTGAAATTCATGATGACTACAAAATTCCGCTTCGCGGTCCAGAACTGACAGAACATGTCGCAGAGCACTGAATGGtggaaaagaaagaaggaaagaaatacGTTTTCTACTAATTTTCTTCCTATCAGGCCATGGTGGATGGTTTAGACAAACTGGAGGTTACCTTGTGTCTGCGCATTAGATTTGGCGACCTTTTCTCTCCACCCTTTCTGACGAGCTCTTATTTCCCACATTGCTGTCAATAAAGTTGACACCTAAATGAAAGCGATAGCAACAACAATGGTGAAAAAACCTAGCAGAGAGGGCTTTTGTCATGCTAAAATTAAAGGTGATCTAAAAGgcatagaaaaatatatgtaaaatttctttgtattaagttACTTAGTCCTATATTCCAATAAATACATCAATCCATGACAAAGAAACAAGAAACTGACCTGTAAAAGAAGCATTGCTCAGTCCTGCATTAATTAAAGATAGAAGTAAAAAGAAGCATACATCTTAAACTAAAAATAGAGACAAAAAGGCAATAAGGAATAAAACAGTGATTCTCTAACCACTAACATCTATCGTTTCCAATAAGGAATGAAACAGTGATTCTCTAAAGGTGAAACCGAAAACCATGACAAAAACACACTaaaaatagaagtaaaaagaAGCATACATCTTAAACTAAAAACAGAGATGAAAAGGCAAAGACAAAGGATTTATAAAgcagaaaaaaaaatcacaaaaataccCACTGACATACAAGTAAAAGAGCATCAACCAATAAGCAAATTTATCTTCTAACTTATTATAATCAATAATGTCTCACTGCTCATTATAGTAGCAAGCCCCATGACCCATTGGTTTGGCCCATAGAAATACTAAGAACCACCAAAACAGTGAGtagcatattttataaaaaaacaaatatagatAATCTCATATAAGATTTACAAGTTTAGTTGATTTAAAAGTTCAACTGAAGATGTAACAATACAGAATCATTAGTCATTCACACTTTATTTGCTAAATTATAGTAGATATATAGATAATAGCACTAACCAAACCATCATTATCATTTGGGACATTCTCAAATCATCAAAACTAGTTTCAACCACCTAAGGTTGATGAATGAGATTACTACCTAAGGTCAGTAATGTTAGTTCCATTTTAGTCTACGTAGGTAAggtagaagaaaaaaaaggaggaaaCTGCTAAAAGGAATTTATGACTGATTATCGGTACATATTAATCTATAAGCTTCTTTAGCTTCCATAAGATCTCTACTTGCTTCATCATGGGCAAATTCATCAGCCCAAGAAGCACCTGCAGTGTATTGTTGCTGATATTCTGTTGCCCGGTTCTCTGATCCTAGTTTGACCTGATTATCATCAATGATAAGTTCGCCACTACTCATCTTGGATAcaaattgaagaaattttgaaTTCTGCATGCCCTAAAACATACAGCACATAAGTGCATATATTAACTCATGCATAGTAACGATTATATCATTAAGAGCTATCTTTGACACATTGCAAGTATTCAGCCAAACAGTTTTAAATAACCCAAAACTTAGGATCACCGTTTTGAGAGAGTGTATGTGCAAGCATCTTAGTCTGCTGAATTGCAACCAAACTTTCTATATTTCCCCCTCTCATTTGATCTACAGATGTTAACTGAGCTTGTTCCTGTATGTTTTAGCTCATTATTTGTGTTATGCAAGAAAAACAGGGTAAAAGGTGACATGTATGTAAAGACTACTCAAAGCATGAGATAGTagcagaaagaaaaggaaagataaAACCAAAATTGGAAGGTATATCCATTTGCAATAGCACAAGGAGTTAGATCTACTTCCTTGGTAAAAACACATTAGCATGTCCTTTCAAATTTGCACATGATGCATTCGTAGAGAAACCTACATATCGAATAAAGCAGTGATAAATAAATAtatctaaaatgaaaaaataaagatgaacaGGCAAAGACAAAGGATTtataaagaagaaaacaaaaaaaatcataacaaaaACCAACTGAAATACAAGTAATAATGAATAGATctgaaactaaaacaaaataaaatggcAAAGACAAAGACAAAGTACAAGTGATGATTCATACCTCAAAGCAGTTCCGATGAAGCAAAGaatttcaaaaaatcataaaaaccaGCAACGGCAGAGAAAACCTAGTGTAGCGTctttctgtgttttttttttggcattCGGTGAcccaaaactagaaaaaaatgaGAGGAAGAAATTCAAAACAGAcacagagagagagagggagTCGGCGAATAAATGGGGTACCATGGATAGAAGAGATAGACTTGAGGATTCAAATTTCGAATAATGGAAGGAAATAGACCTTTGATCGGAGGTAAGACGCCCGAAGGTGTTGATGGCGCGGAAGTGTCTAGGGTTTGTTACGAAAGGACAAGAAAGGGAAAGAGAATAAATAAAACGAAAGAGAGGATTAACAGAGATCAAAGAATGGAAAAACAACAGAGAATAAAAGgggaaataaataaaggaaaataaattgctaatattgattaattttaaatttttaagttttttagttttttagtttttaaattttaattttttatttttaaattttaatattttaatattttaattttaattttttgagtttatttttatttcggtttaatgtgtaattgtagacatgaaattctaattgtggtttaaatgtatagttaaaactttaattttgatttaatcatacacatttaaaaaaataaatacatcaatatatttttatattgaataaatataaatatttatgtatccatgtaatatataaatataaaatgatgttatgtcAATAATTgtgtaaaagaaaatgaaaaaacgtggagacacaaatatatattttaaaaagaaaatgagttaCAATTAAAAAACGTGGAGACACAAATGAGTGCAGAGAATTTTCGtttgtataaataaatatattttttaattaatcagtatagataaatattaaaatagtataaacaaaaaactattaataaaatttaaaggtaaacttatcatttaaaacatttttcacAAAATATCCCTTCAATCCGTTAAACAATATAACaccttattaatatataaaaaatatttttttatcaaaatcaagatATCTATTATtgataacaataattaattatagggtttaggatttaattattgaatatgatTCACTTGAGATTAACATACTATATACCCATGGccattaaaccttaaaccataaaaccctaaattatagaccttaaaccttaaatattaaaccgtaaaccaaaaataaatttaatcaatattaagtactgcttccataatttattatgaacataagcttttacattaatatgtatgtatatacacatcaacatccatgtgatgttttttggggtttagggttttagaagttatagtttagggtttagggtttaggggtttagtattttaggggttatagattagtgttcatgatttttttggggtttagggaTTTTAGGgattatatgacttttagcggcattgTACCAAAAGCGCCACTATTGCTCCGACTTTTAGTGGTTTTTTAGCAAAAGCGCCGCTATTGCtccgacttttagcggcgttttaccaaaacaCCACTATTGCTCtgacttttagcagcgttttaacaaaaaacgccgctattgctctgtttttagcggcgtttttggtagaacaccgctattgctctgtgttttacaatttttgcagcgttttttgataaaacgccgctaaaaacgccgctaaaaccctattttcctgtagtgataCAAAGAACAAATAGGTAAGGTGATAATGGGTTACCTTGTCTAATTTCTCGAGAAGGAGTAAACACATTAGACAGATTCCCATTCCAAATAACCTGCATTGAAGATGAACAAACACAGTGCATGATAAGTTGTTTCATGGTACCTGGAATTCGGATATCCGATAAAGTGTCCTCAATGAAATCCCAATCAAGTCTGTCATAGGCCTTTtccaaatctatttaacaaccatCCACCCTTGCTTACCAGCTTTCCTGCGCATGGAGTGAATGATTTCTTGTACACCAATAATATTATTCGTTATGCTCCTGCTGGGCATAAAGCTTGACTAACTCGGATGAACCCATTTTTGCATCAACAACTTCAATCTATTAACTATGGATTTAGTTACAATTTTGTACAGCACTGTGCAGAGACTGATTGGTCAAAATTGTACAGGAGACTCGAGATTCTCCACCTTTGGGATCAACACCAGCAAAGTACGATTAAGCCAACCTTCAAGTCGACCACCATTCCAGATACTCTTCACAAATTCACAGACACTTTGTCCAACCACATTCCATTTTTCCATATATTTGATTCTTGTGAAAGGTACGCAAAGTGTTGCCTTTTAAATTCGTATCCCTCATCATATCAGTATTATCACTAATAGGGGTTTCGTTTTCCAACCTTACAAAAAGCTCAAACATTTGAAGAGGTGTCTTGAATAAAGTTGGGATCGCCTTGTTTGCTTGTACATATAATTATGTGTGTTATGTATGATTTTATTTACCCTATAATATATAGTTTAAGTGGTAACATGCTCATCCGGTATGGAATATTCGAGTCAGACCATATCACCAATACTGATGAGTTGGTTTAGAGCATGAATATAGTGAACAACAAaatttattgcaattaaaagaattCATAGtcaacaaaattttttatttgaacaaTATTGTCAACACAAACAATGctgggaaaaaaaataaaaagaaaagaaaacagaatCAAGTTCTACATTTTACAAATCCTTCGATCTGCTAGTAAATATTTCCCATGAAACAACCCTCTTCTGAATCCCAAAATCGAAACATATGAGACTGATACATACAATCCTCATTTTGTCATCATCTTAATCCATGGTTCTTAATTATGAACCGAAAACCCTCTATATATACGTTCAAACAATGTGTTTTCATGTCTGTCCCACAGTTGGCATGCACTAAAATGGTCGACAACTGCAACATTTCCGAAACCTCTTGTCtgaaaaaagaaaacattttctaGGTTGAACAACAAGGTTTCTTGTTTGCATTATCTGACATATTGTTGACATTAATGGTGGTGCCTTGTGGTACACCAGTACCGGAAGCTGATTCCTGTGCTGCCAATGCCTTTTTCCTTATTATCTGATAAATGTCCAACAATACTGTCTGAAATGCTTTCTCAATGTTGAAAGCTTCCAAAGCTGATGTCTCCATGAACGACAGGCCTTCACTCTCGGCCAAGCTTTGAGCATCTTCCGTCGAGACGGCTCGAAGATGGTTGAGGTCGGACTTATTTCCGGCCATCATTATGACGATGTTTGAATCGGCGTGGTCTCGAAGTTCACGAAGCCATCTCAGGACATTGTCGAAGGTTTGCCTTTTAGTTATGTCGTAAACCAACAATGCCCCAACTGCACCTCTATAGTATGCACTGGTAATGGCTCGATACCTCTCTTGACCGGCTGTGTCCCATATCTGTGCCTTAACTGTCTTTCCTTCTACCTGAAATGCGAGAAAAGAACCAtggtttaatttttcattttttttttgtctttagaGGGAATATCTTGTACCTAATCCAAATATGCCATGGATACGCGTATTGACCATAGATAATTAATACTAGCTAAGGtaactaaattattattaaatttataatttaaccattcaacttcaaaaaattacaaaatagtcacttcatttaaattattgaattattcgaaagtttttatttaagtcacaggtatgttaactttttttttaaaagtccaGTTAACAAGCTCTAAATGATGATTTGATGATTAGTACAGTGACTTAGCAACTATcgacaagtaaaaaaatataccttagatccaagtcgatctgaCAGTCAGTATCAAATAATAGAGAAAAAAGctatatgaattttgattcacACATTTGTGGCTTTCAAatctattttatgaaaaacactAAATTGTAAAGGAAGAGCTTTTGATTAGTACAAAAGATGCAAACAAAGAAGGCTATATAACAACAGTTTTA
The sequence above is drawn from the Gossypium hirsutum isolate 1008001.06 chromosome A05, Gossypium_hirsutum_v2.1, whole genome shotgun sequence genome and encodes:
- the LOC107897313 gene encoding CBL-interacting serine/threonine-protein kinase 9 isoform X2, which encodes MRRHKEDGLLHTACGNPNYVAPEVFKDKGYDGTSSDIWSCGVILFVLMAGYLPFDEPSLIGFYKKIWEASFSCPSWFSSGARNLIKRILDPNPLTF
- the LOC107897313 gene encoding CBL-interacting serine/threonine-protein kinase 9 isoform X4; this translates as MRRHKDGLLHTACGNPNYVAPEVFKDKGYDGTSSDIWSCGVILFVLMAGYLPFDEPSLIGFYKKIWEASFSCPSWFSSGARNLIKRILDPNPLTV
- the LOC107897313 gene encoding CBL-interacting serine/threonine-protein kinase 9 isoform X3 produces the protein MRRHKEDGLLHTACGNPNYVAPEVFKDKGYDGTSSDIWSCGVILFVLMAGYLPFDEPSLIGFYKKIWEASFSCPSWFSSGARNLIKRILDPNPLTV
- the LOC107897313 gene encoding CBL-interacting serine/threonine-protein kinase 9 isoform X1 gives rise to the protein MRRHKEDGLLHTACGNPNYVAPEVFKDKGYDGTSSDIWSCGVILFVLMAGYLPFDEPSLIGFYKKIWEASFSCPSWFSSGARNLIKRILDPNPLTFSRM
- the LOC107896098 gene encoding ras-related protein Rab11C codes for the protein MAYKVDHEYDYLFKIVLIGDSGVGKSNILSRFTRNEFCLESKSTIGVEFATRTLQVEGKTVKAQIWDTAGQERYRAITSAYYRGAVGALLVYDITKRQTFDNVLRWLRELRDHADSNIVIMMAGNKSDLNHLRAVSTEDAQSLAESEGLSFMETSALEAFNIEKAFQTVLLDIYQIIRKKALAAQESASGTGVPQGTTINVNNMSDNANKKPCCST